One genomic region from Rosa rugosa chromosome 1, drRosRugo1.1, whole genome shotgun sequence encodes:
- the LOC133745779 gene encoding uncharacterized protein LOC133745779 produces the protein MPSGLCRQLFRSVSPLSSVQKQMDEGGEVESKVGEVMEGVASMALLPCGSISGHFIKVNDSTNICYGLHGTELACEKECSRGEDYRLIKLAIIDYNKKKEKVVVVECRGHDAARLNSVDHAHGWEKDVVDMVDEQHGKDKIVVSFNCETLKSDKAAEDHISKFLPKLAGLDAVVNIGKMSIAGLDFEAEE, from the exons ATGCCGTCGGGCCTTTGCCGCCAGCTCTTTCGATCAGTCTCTCCACTCTCCTCTGTGCAGAAGCAAATGG ATGAAGGTGGCGAAGTGGAGTCAAAAGTAGGGGAGGTAATGGAAGGAGTGGCTTCAATGGCATTGTTACCATGTGGGTCTATATCAGGCCATTTCATCAAAGTGAATGATTCCACTAACATTTGCTATGGTCTTCATGGAACtg AGTTGGCTTGTGAAAAGGAGTGTAGCAGGGGAGAAGATTATCGTCTGATCAAGCTTGCAATCATAGATTACAAT aaaaagaaggagaaagttGTTGTTGTGGAGTGTAGAGGACATGATGCTGCTAGGTTGAATAGCGTCGATCATGCTCATGG TTGGGAGAAGGATGTCGTAGATATGGTTGATGAACAGCATGGGAAGGACAAGATTGTGGTTTCGTTCAACTGTGAGACACTGAAATCTGACAAAGCAGCAGAAGATCATATCAGCAAGTTTTTGCCCAAACTAGCTGGCCTAGATGCTGTTGT CAACATTGGTAAGATGAGCATTGCCGGCTTGGACTTCGAAGCAGAGGAATAA
- the LOC133733603 gene encoding chaperone protein ClpB3, chloroplastic-like, whose amino-acid sequence MVFTFLQQLERVQKRIADRKMKIQVSEAAVQLLGNLGYDPNYGARPVKRVIQQYVENELAKGILRGEFKEEDTILVDTEITAFANGQLPQQKLFFKKLETGSESPAAENSVDRVNLEIQQGEREYDLNHAAKLKYGSLNSLQCQLLSAEKELDEYIRSGKSMLREEVTGNDISEIVSKWTGIPVSKLLQSEREKLLHLEEELHKRVVGQDPAVKSVAEAIQRSRAGLLDPHRPIASFMFMGPTGVGKTELAKTLASYMFNTEEALARIDMSEYMEKHAVSRLIGAPPVS is encoded by the exons ATGGTTTTCACCTTTTTACAACAGTTGGAACGAGTCCAAAAGAGAATTGCAGACCGCAAGATGAAGATCCAAGTGAGCGAGGCAGCTGTTCAGCTTCTTGGAAATCTCGGCTACGATCCAAACTACGGTGCTAGGCCAGTCAAGCGAGTGATTCAGCAATATGTAGAAAATGAGCTTGCCAAGGGCATCTTGAGAGGagagttcaaagaagaagacACCATTTTGGTCGACACAGAGATCACGGCGTTTGCCAATGGCCAGCTACCCCAGCAAAAGCTATTCTTCAAGAAGCTTGAAACTGGTTCAGAATCTCCTGCAGCAGAGAACTCC GTTGACAGGGTAAATCTGGAGATCCAGCAGGGTGAACGAGAGTATGATCTTAACCATGCTGCTAAGCTGAAGTATGGGAGTCTGAATTCCTTACAGTGCCAACTCCTCAGTGCTGAAAAGGAGCTCGATGAGTATATCAGGTCTGGGAAATCAATGCTGAGAGAGGAAGTTACTGGAAATGACATTTCTGAAATTGTCAGCAAGTGGACTGGTATTCCTGTTTCCAAGCTTCTACAGTCAGAAAGGGAAAAGCTCTTGCATTTGGAGGAAGAGCTGCATAAACGTGTTGTAGGACAGGATCCTGCAGTGAAATCAGTAGCTGAAGCTATTCAGCGGTCTCGAGCAGGTCTCTTAGATCCTCATCGCCCGATCGCTAGTTTCATGTTCATGGGCCCCACCGGTGTAGGGAAGACAGAACTAGCCAAGACCCTTGCTTCCTACATGTTCAACACTGAAGAAGCTCTTGCTAGAATTGATATGAGTGAGTACATGGAAAAGCATGCTGTCTCAAGACTGATAGGTGCTCCACCTGTATCATAG
- the LOC133726313 gene encoding EID1-like F-box protein 2, whose protein sequence is MILTKQYRCIHSASCQCTKGHLSEDAIFLVFQQLNWNPKLIATLSCVCKWFDDLAKRVLWKEFCKTRAPKMMIDLQSSGSHSVDGNWRALGKLLIYCSGSKKGGLFNTVHIPGHFVYRTRFSRTSGKSFLLPQCRTDVLYVSDPCEHLDQGEEGDVGFFRGIFKSFSMSKVRKMLIKREAQFHPTEVCPYCKAKLWSMLQAKMIPQSASCRLGAYEDCIEYFVCLNGHMLGICTLLPLSDSEEASELE, encoded by the coding sequence ATGATTCTCACAAAGCAGTATCGATGTATACATTCTGCAAGCTGTCAATGCACAAAAGGGCATCTAAGTGAAGATGCTATATTCCTTGTATTTCAACAATTGAATTGGAATCCTAAGTTAATAGCAACACTTTCCTGTGTCTGCAAATGGTTTGATGATCTTGCCAAACGTGTACTGTGGAAGGAGTTTTGTAAAACAAGAGCACCAAAGATGATGATTGATTTGCAATCTAGTGGGAGTCACAGTGTAGATGGAAACTGGAGGGCACTTGGAAAACTGCTTATTTACTGTTCAGGAAGTAAGAAGGGCGGCCTCTTTAATACCGTTCATATCCCTGGTCACTTTGTCTATAGGACCAGGTTTTCTAGGACATCGGGGAAGAGCTTCCTTTTGCCACAATGCAGAACAGATGTATTGTATGTCTCTGACCCGTGTGAACATCTTGACCAAGGAGAAGAGGGAGATGTGGGTTTCTTCCGGGGAATTTTCAAGTCGTTCTCAATGTCAAAGGTCCGGAAGATGTTGATTAAAAGAGAGGCCCAATTTCATCCGACAGAGGTGTGCCCTTACTGTAAGGCCAAGTTGTGGAGCATGTTGCAAGCCAAAATGATACCTCAAAGTGCCAGCTGCAGATTGGGCGCTTATGAGGATTGCATTGAGTATTTTGTTTGCCTCAATGGACATATGCTCGGTATTTGTACTCTGTTACCTTTATCTGATTCAGAAGAGGCATCGGAGTTGGAGTGA